A genomic region of Sideroxydans sp. CL21 contains the following coding sequences:
- a CDS encoding ABC transporter ATP-binding protein, producing MNNDSVIHIERLYKEYVTEAGTVPVLKDVSFTVMPGEFVAIMGPSGSGKSTFMNILGCLDAATSGSYFLKGRDVNKQSRDELALLRNQVIGFVFQGFNLLPRASLEDNVALPLIYRGTRRAERLARANEMLVRVGLGQYARSRPNQISGGQQQRVAIARALVNQPKLLLADEPTGNLDTHTSQDIMALFTELNQRDGITIVLITHEPDIAAYARRLVRLSDGSIVYDGAVEHAAPEHLEQTS from the coding sequence ATGAACAACGATTCCGTCATTCATATCGAGCGGCTGTACAAGGAATACGTGACCGAGGCCGGAACCGTGCCGGTGCTCAAGGATGTGTCTTTCACGGTGATGCCCGGAGAGTTTGTAGCCATCATGGGGCCGTCAGGTTCGGGCAAGTCCACCTTCATGAATATTCTCGGTTGCCTCGACGCGGCCACCAGCGGCAGCTACTTTCTCAAAGGACGCGATGTGAACAAGCAGAGCCGCGATGAACTGGCCCTGTTGCGCAATCAGGTGATAGGTTTCGTGTTTCAGGGGTTCAATTTGTTGCCGAGAGCCAGCCTGGAAGACAACGTTGCCTTGCCCCTGATCTATCGCGGCACGCGGCGCGCAGAACGCCTGGCACGGGCGAACGAGATGCTCGTGAGAGTTGGTCTCGGGCAATACGCACGCTCGCGCCCGAACCAGATATCCGGCGGGCAGCAGCAACGCGTTGCCATTGCACGCGCACTCGTGAACCAGCCCAAACTTCTGCTGGCAGACGAACCTACCGGCAATCTCGATACCCATACCAGCCAGGACATCATGGCGCTGTTCACCGAGCTGAACCAGCGTGACGGCATCACCATCGTCCTGATCACGCACGAGCCGGACATCGCCGCCTATGCCCGACGGCTGGTGCGTCTTTCCGACGGAAGCATCGTATACGACGGAGCAGTTGAGCACGCCGCACCGGAACATCTGGAGCAGACGTCATGA
- a CDS encoding ABC transporter permease: protein MISAMLSEAWIAMGANRLRTILTMLGMVIGVGAVILMLAVGQGAQQQVQASIASMGSNLFIILSGSTTSGGARMGGGASPTLTIADAQAIEELPSVNAAAPASPGTAQLVYGPNNWSTQITGTTPSFLTVRDWQLSAGFPFSDSDVRSATQVALLGQTVVQNLFGDEDPVGKTLRIKNSPYVVLGVLGAKGQSLDGRDQDDTVLIPVTTAQRKLFGTRIGGTVRFIMAQAESDDAMSRVETSINELLHQRHRIREGADNDFTVRNLTAMANTAAETAQVMSMMLGAIASISLLVGGIGIMNIMLVSVTERTREIGIRMAIGARGKDILLQFLLEAIIISVVGCLVGVILGVGGAIAVNRLAGMEVLVTVTSIITAFCVAAAVGIFFGWYPARKASLLKPIDALRFQ, encoded by the coding sequence ATGATCAGCGCCATGCTCAGCGAAGCCTGGATCGCGATGGGGGCGAACCGGCTGCGCACCATCCTGACCATGCTCGGTATGGTCATCGGCGTAGGTGCCGTGATCCTGATGCTGGCGGTGGGGCAGGGTGCCCAGCAGCAGGTGCAGGCATCCATCGCCTCCATGGGCAGCAACCTGTTCATCATACTTTCCGGTTCCACGACTTCCGGCGGTGCCCGCATGGGTGGAGGCGCGTCGCCGACGCTGACCATTGCCGATGCGCAAGCCATCGAGGAATTGCCCTCGGTCAATGCGGCGGCACCGGCTTCGCCCGGCACCGCACAGCTGGTGTATGGCCCGAACAACTGGAGCACGCAGATCACCGGCACCACGCCGAGCTTTCTCACCGTGCGCGATTGGCAACTCTCGGCAGGATTTCCATTTTCCGATTCAGACGTCCGTTCGGCGACCCAGGTGGCGTTGTTGGGCCAGACCGTGGTGCAGAACCTGTTCGGCGACGAAGACCCGGTCGGCAAGACCCTCCGCATCAAGAACAGTCCTTATGTCGTTCTCGGCGTGCTGGGGGCCAAGGGGCAAAGCCTGGACGGGCGCGATCAGGACGACACCGTGCTGATTCCGGTGACGACAGCTCAGCGCAAGTTGTTCGGCACCCGCATCGGGGGCACGGTGCGCTTCATCATGGCGCAGGCGGAGTCGGATGACGCGATGAGCAGGGTGGAAACATCCATCAACGAACTGCTGCACCAGCGCCACCGCATCCGCGAAGGCGCCGACAACGACTTTACCGTGCGCAACCTGACGGCAATGGCGAACACAGCCGCCGAAACCGCACAGGTCATGTCCATGATGCTGGGCGCCATCGCTTCGATCTCCCTGCTGGTCGGCGGTATTGGCATCATGAATATCATGCTGGTGTCGGTCACCGAACGCACGCGCGAGATCGGCATACGCATGGCCATCGGGGCGCGCGGCAAGGATATCCTGCTGCAATTCCTGCTGGAAGCCATTATCATCTCGGTCGTCGGTTGCCTGGTCGGCGTCATTCTTGGTGTCGGCGGGGCAATCGCAGTGAACAGACTGGCGGGTATGGAGGTGCTGGTGACCGTGACTTCTATTATCACGGCCTTCTGCGTGGCGGCGGCAGTCGGTATCTTTTTCGGCTGGTATCCGGCACGCAAGGCATCCTTGCTCAAGCCGATCGACGCCTTGCGATTCCAATAG
- a CDS encoding uracil-DNA glycosylase yields MNKFSTDCRQCPRLASFLDEVRAAQPDYFAKPVPSFGEAGTPLLIVGLAPGMHGANRTGRPFTGDYAGDLLYSTLHKYGLATASEPLDANKQANPRLTLKGCRITNAVRCLPPQNKPEPGEIRQCNSYLAQELAALPNGAAVMALGIIAHEAVLRASGLKAKDFKFSHAARHALPNGSKLYDSYHCSRYNTQTKRLTEAMFHQVFESILEHHKLRS; encoded by the coding sequence ATGAATAAATTTTCTACCGATTGCCGGCAGTGTCCGCGCCTTGCCTCTTTTCTGGATGAGGTGAGAGCCGCGCAACCGGACTATTTTGCAAAACCCGTACCTTCCTTCGGTGAGGCCGGTACGCCGTTACTGATCGTCGGCCTTGCACCGGGTATGCACGGGGCGAACCGCACCGGTCGGCCTTTCACGGGCGACTATGCGGGCGATCTGCTGTATTCCACCCTACATAAATACGGTCTTGCAACTGCCTCCGAGCCGCTGGATGCCAACAAACAAGCCAATCCCCGGCTGACCCTCAAAGGCTGTCGCATCACCAACGCGGTGCGTTGCCTGCCGCCGCAAAACAAGCCGGAACCCGGCGAGATCAGGCAGTGCAATAGTTACCTGGCTCAGGAACTGGCGGCGTTGCCGAACGGAGCTGCCGTCATGGCCCTGGGGATCATCGCTCACGAAGCGGTATTGCGCGCCAGCGGCCTGAAGGCGAAAGATTTCAAATTTTCCCACGCCGCGCGACACGCTTTGCCGAATGGTTCGAAGCTTTATGACAGCTACCATTGCAGCCGCTACAATACGCAAACCAAACGCTTGACCGAAGCCATGTTCCATCAGGTCTTTGAATCCATCCTTGAACACCACAAACTTCGATCCTAA
- the uvrC gene encoding excinuclease ABC subunit UvrC, with the protein MNTTNFDPKEFIASLPLQPGVYRMLDEAGQVLYVGKANQLKKRVGSYFQQSNLSPRIRLMVSHIARIEVTVTRSEAEALLLENNLIKSLKPRYNILFRDDKSYPYIVLTGSPSPRLTYYRGATDKRHQYFGPYPNAQAAKESINLLQKVFRLRTCEEGVFNNRTRPCLLHQIHRCSAPCVGIISPEDYATDVRNAVLLLQGKHDEVEKRLREAMEQAAENLQYEHAAALRDQLQALHTVQEKQFVESGRDTDADIVAVVEAEGALCLNLALVRGGRHLGDKPLFPQNVQGQDSAEVLEAFLAQHYLESSVPPLIITSIEITDEALEQLLTEQAGHKVQIRHAVTGERRQWLEMAQANALLALRQRAGLQAGQTLRLEALRTVLSLPDLKRIECFDISHTLGEATVASCVVYDELAIRPQEYRRYNISGISPGDDYAAMRQALQRRYQKLQQGEGKRPDLILIDGGAGQLGIAVEVMTEFGLSDIALVGVAKGVERKPGMEQLLRPGVEKPLQLPTDSPALHLIQQVRDEAHRFAISGHRARRGKARTASSLEDIEGVGEKRRRNLLTHFGGLKGVHQASVEELARVEGISPALAEKIYQQLH; encoded by the coding sequence TTGAACACCACAAACTTCGATCCTAAAGAATTCATCGCCTCGCTGCCTTTGCAGCCTGGCGTTTATCGCATGCTGGACGAGGCAGGGCAGGTGTTGTACGTGGGCAAGGCCAACCAGCTCAAAAAACGCGTCGGCTCTTATTTCCAGCAGAGCAATCTATCGCCGCGCATCCGCCTGATGGTGTCCCACATTGCGCGCATTGAAGTTACAGTGACACGCTCCGAAGCCGAGGCGCTGCTGCTGGAAAACAACCTTATCAAGTCACTGAAGCCGCGTTACAACATCCTGTTCCGCGACGACAAATCCTACCCTTACATCGTGCTGACCGGCAGCCCGTCGCCGCGCCTGACCTATTACCGTGGCGCAACCGACAAGCGCCATCAATACTTTGGCCCTTATCCCAACGCGCAGGCTGCAAAGGAGAGCATCAATCTGCTGCAAAAGGTGTTCCGCCTGCGCACCTGCGAAGAGGGCGTGTTCAACAACCGCACGCGGCCGTGTCTGCTGCACCAGATCCATCGCTGCAGTGCGCCCTGCGTCGGCATCATCAGCCCTGAGGATTACGCCACCGATGTGCGCAATGCCGTGCTGCTGTTGCAGGGCAAGCATGACGAGGTGGAGAAGCGCTTGCGCGAGGCGATGGAGCAAGCGGCGGAGAACTTGCAGTACGAACATGCCGCTGCGCTACGCGACCAGTTGCAGGCACTGCACACGGTGCAGGAAAAACAATTCGTGGAGAGCGGGCGTGACACGGATGCTGATATCGTTGCGGTGGTTGAAGCAGAAGGCGCGCTGTGTCTGAATCTGGCCTTAGTGCGCGGCGGGCGGCATCTCGGGGACAAGCCGTTGTTTCCACAAAATGTGCAGGGGCAGGACAGTGCCGAAGTGCTGGAAGCATTTTTGGCGCAGCATTATCTCGAGAGCAGTGTTCCTCCGCTGATTATCACCAGCATTGAAATCACCGACGAAGCACTGGAACAGCTGTTGACCGAACAAGCCGGGCACAAGGTGCAGATACGCCATGCAGTGACCGGCGAACGGCGGCAGTGGCTTGAAATGGCGCAGGCTAACGCGCTGCTGGCGTTGCGCCAGCGGGCAGGCCTCCAAGCCGGACAGACACTGCGCCTGGAGGCGTTGCGCACCGTGCTGTCATTGCCCGACCTGAAGCGCATCGAGTGTTTCGACATCAGCCATACCTTGGGCGAGGCCACCGTGGCGTCCTGCGTCGTGTATGACGAACTTGCGATCCGCCCGCAGGAATACCGCCGCTATAACATAAGCGGCATTTCCCCGGGCGATGACTATGCCGCAATGAGACAGGCTTTGCAGCGGCGTTACCAGAAACTACAGCAGGGTGAAGGCAAACGTCCAGACCTGATCCTGATCGACGGCGGTGCAGGGCAATTGGGGATAGCGGTGGAAGTGATGACAGAATTCGGGCTGTCCGACATTGCGCTGGTCGGCGTGGCCAAAGGGGTGGAGCGTAAACCGGGAATGGAACAATTGTTACGACCCGGTGTTGAAAAGCCGCTACAATTGCCCACAGACAGTCCTGCCCTGCATCTGATCCAGCAAGTGCGTGATGAAGCGCATCGTTTTGCCATCAGTGGTCACCGCGCGCGGCGCGGCAAAGCGCGTACCGCCTCATCGCTGGAGGATATTGAAGGGGTGGGCGAGAAACGACGGCGCAACCTGCTGACTCACTTTGGTGGCCTTAAAGGCGTGCATCAAGCCAGCGTGGAAGAATTGGCGCGAGTTGAAGGAATCAGTCCCGCGCTCGCAGAAAAGATATACCAGCAACTCCATTAA
- the pgsA gene encoding CDP-diacylglycerol--glycerol-3-phosphate 3-phosphatidyltransferase — protein sequence MPLNIPNLLTWFRILMIPVFVAVFYVSDNTLSLHEKHLLSTFIFWLAALTDWLDGYTARALNQGSAFGAFLDPVADKLMVAAALIVLVKLNLVDVFIAFIIIGREITISALREWMAQLGNSKSVAVSMLGKFKTAFQMIAILFLLYQEPLFGISTLWWGTLLIYMAAVLTLWSMVYYLMLAMPQITKKSHE from the coding sequence ATGCCGCTCAATATACCGAATCTGCTGACCTGGTTCAGAATATTAATGATCCCCGTTTTCGTCGCGGTGTTCTATGTATCGGACAACACGTTAAGCCTGCACGAGAAACACCTGCTCAGCACGTTCATCTTCTGGCTGGCAGCACTCACGGATTGGCTGGATGGTTATACGGCCCGTGCCTTGAATCAAGGTTCCGCTTTCGGCGCATTCCTGGATCCCGTGGCTGACAAGCTAATGGTTGCAGCAGCGCTCATTGTGCTGGTCAAGCTGAATCTGGTTGACGTCTTTATCGCCTTTATCATTATAGGTCGCGAAATTACCATCTCCGCCTTGCGCGAATGGATGGCGCAATTGGGCAACAGCAAGAGTGTTGCGGTTTCGATGTTGGGCAAATTCAAAACGGCGTTCCAGATGATCGCAATCCTGTTCCTGTTGTATCAGGAGCCTTTGTTCGGTATTTCGACGCTGTGGTGGGGGACATTGCTGATTTATATGGCCGCAGTACTTACACTGTGGTCGATGGTGTATTACCTGATGCTGGCGATGCCGCAGATCACAAAGAAATCGCACGAGTAA
- a CDS encoding YfhL family 4Fe-4S dicluster ferredoxin, producing the protein MALYITEECINCDVCEPECPNGALVQGENLYVVDPEKCTECVGHFDTPQCVEVCPVNCITQDPAHLESREQLLAKFENMLGKEA; encoded by the coding sequence ATGGCTTTGTATATTACTGAAGAATGTATCAACTGCGATGTGTGTGAACCGGAATGTCCGAATGGCGCCCTTGTTCAAGGCGAGAACCTTTACGTCGTCGATCCCGAGAAATGTACTGAATGTGTTGGTCACTTCGACACGCCGCAATGCGTAGAAGTCTGTCCTGTCAATTGCATCACTCAGGATCCTGCCCATTTGGAAAGCAGAGAACAGTTACTCGCCAAGTTTGAGAATATGTTGGGCAAGGAAGCGTAA
- a CDS encoding FAD/NAD(P)-binding oxidoreductase, translating to MAHIVIMGAGLGGMPAAYEMRDKLDSKHKVTVVSNTENFHFVPSNPWVGVRWRDRKQIEFPVRAYLERKGIEFISTGVKRVHPDKNQLELNDGKSIDYDYLVIATGPKLAFDEVEGLGPHGGHTYSVCHVDHAMKSHDEWESFCEKPGPIVVGAVQGASCFGPAYEYAFIMETDLRKRKIRTKVPMTFVTSEPYIGHLGLGGVGDSRGILESGMRDKGIKWICNAKVTKIEAGKMFVTEHDDMGVEKKKHELPFSYSMMLPAFKGVDAVFGIDGLVQARGFVVVDKHQRNPKYKNVFAVGVCVAIPPVEATPVPCGTPKTGYMIESMVTATVHNIHADLVGEPADKEATWNAVCLADFGESGVAFVAIPQIPPRNVNWFSEGKWVHLAKVAFEKYFIRKMKKGTSEPFYEGSIMKMLGIEKLK from the coding sequence ATGGCACACATCGTCATTATGGGAGCAGGTCTTGGCGGCATGCCGGCGGCATATGAGATGCGAGATAAATTGGACAGCAAGCACAAGGTTACGGTCGTCTCAAACACCGAAAACTTCCATTTTGTCCCATCCAACCCATGGGTGGGTGTCAGGTGGCGCGACCGCAAGCAGATCGAGTTTCCTGTGCGCGCTTATCTGGAACGCAAGGGCATCGAATTCATATCCACTGGCGTCAAACGTGTTCATCCCGACAAGAATCAGCTCGAACTGAACGATGGCAAGAGCATCGATTACGATTACCTGGTGATCGCCACAGGTCCCAAGCTGGCGTTTGACGAAGTCGAGGGACTGGGGCCGCACGGTGGCCACACATATTCAGTATGCCATGTGGATCACGCAATGAAATCGCATGATGAGTGGGAAAGTTTCTGCGAAAAGCCCGGCCCCATTGTGGTTGGCGCCGTACAAGGTGCTTCCTGCTTCGGTCCCGCATACGAATATGCTTTCATCATGGAAACCGATCTGCGCAAACGCAAGATTCGCACTAAAGTACCGATGACATTTGTCACTTCAGAACCCTACATTGGTCACTTGGGCTTGGGCGGAGTTGGTGACTCGAGGGGTATCCTTGAGTCCGGCATGCGTGACAAGGGCATCAAATGGATATGCAATGCCAAGGTCACCAAGATTGAAGCGGGCAAAATGTTCGTCACCGAGCATGACGACATGGGCGTAGAAAAAAAGAAACACGAGCTTCCGTTCAGCTACAGCATGATGTTGCCCGCCTTCAAGGGAGTCGATGCGGTGTTCGGCATAGACGGACTGGTTCAGGCACGTGGTTTCGTCGTCGTGGACAAGCACCAGCGTAACCCAAAGTACAAGAACGTTTTCGCGGTTGGTGTGTGTGTCGCTATTCCTCCTGTGGAAGCCACACCGGTTCCATGCGGCACCCCCAAGACCGGCTACATGATCGAATCCATGGTTACCGCCACCGTGCATAATATCCATGCAGATCTGGTCGGCGAGCCTGCAGACAAGGAAGCGACATGGAATGCCGTTTGCCTGGCCGATTTTGGTGAAAGCGGTGTCGCATTCGTTGCTATTCCGCAAATTCCACCGCGCAACGTGAACTGGTTCTCCGAAGGCAAATGGGTACATCTTGCCAAAGTCGCTTTCGAAAAATACTTCATCCGCAAGATGAAAAAAGGCACGTCTGAACCGTTCTACGAAGGCAGCATTATGAAAATGCTGGGAATCGAAAAGCTGAAATAA
- a CDS encoding response regulator transcription factor, translated as MDNKLKIVLVDDQGLCRRGLSELLTHCYDFNVIGAVGSIEELRALIREQPDLLVMDLRMKPMDGLAMLEQLRKEGCTIPAVMLTMSDSEADLGSAIRAGVRGYLLKDMAPEEVVDAIRRVAAGELVVAPTMTVKMIEMLRGDQPGQEPRNSLKLLTEREREILQLLSRGESNKAIALTLSISYDTVKQHVRHILNKLNLSSRVKAAVLFAKEQGTPENSEASSNMQVSSKKQGSK; from the coding sequence ATGGATAACAAACTAAAGATCGTGCTGGTAGACGACCAGGGGCTGTGTCGACGCGGACTCAGCGAACTGCTCACGCACTGCTACGATTTCAATGTAATCGGTGCGGTCGGCTCAATCGAAGAGCTGCGCGCTCTTATTCGAGAGCAACCAGACCTGTTGGTCATGGATCTGCGTATGAAACCGATGGACGGTCTGGCCATGCTTGAACAGTTGCGCAAGGAAGGCTGCACCATTCCTGCCGTGATGTTGACCATGAGTGATTCAGAAGCGGATCTAGGCAGCGCAATACGCGCCGGAGTGCGCGGCTACCTGCTTAAGGATATGGCCCCCGAAGAAGTGGTGGATGCCATTCGCCGTGTTGCTGCCGGTGAACTGGTGGTTGCACCGACCATGACAGTCAAGATGATCGAAATGCTGCGCGGAGATCAGCCGGGGCAGGAGCCGAGAAATTCACTCAAACTTCTGACCGAGCGCGAACGCGAAATCCTGCAATTGCTTTCTCGCGGCGAAAGCAACAAGGCCATTGCCCTTACGCTATCGATCAGTTACGACACAGTAAAGCAACATGTGCGGCACATCTTGAACAAACTCAATCTGTCGTCCAGGGTGAAGGCTGCCGTGCTTTTCGCCAAGGAGCAAGGAACACCGGAAAACAGTGAAGCATCATCGAATATGCAGGTCAGTTCAAAGAAGCAAGGCAGCAAGTAA
- a CDS encoding ATP-binding protein, which translates to MDTKFKSTDESANVAFYWTRDPELVFPGKNGGLEACVEQEFTAARTSDLKTLLNTFLETATSFLKAKAAVVRVLLPDEQTLQVISAVGLSGEELEAERIVELACEDCGKDAFKHGLCSTNIESCTTRNGDQPRQFRSVISIPLVCRNTPEVLLGVFTLFFDTPQSSSGNSAAMANSFADLMGSLIEHIKSTREAKREELLMERQSIANDIHDSLAQTLNYARMSTTLLSDAIRNNNEVMATKYVRDIDEALEIGQKAVRTLITDFRSDMDPAGLLHALQTLVEQFVLKHYIVLDCSIRVADLDLPLEHEIQTYHIVREALSNIAKHSSASHARLIVDHLCGYYVFTIEDNGVGTFSPLEGHYGIIIMRERAQRIGGEIKVESTKGLGTCVQLFFPEPELNWRTAHG; encoded by the coding sequence ATGGATACAAAGTTCAAGTCAACAGACGAGTCAGCCAACGTCGCTTTCTACTGGACACGCGACCCTGAGTTGGTGTTTCCCGGCAAGAATGGCGGGCTGGAGGCTTGCGTGGAACAAGAGTTCACTGCTGCCCGCACCAGCGACCTCAAAACACTGCTTAACACTTTCCTGGAAACAGCCACCAGTTTTCTCAAGGCCAAGGCCGCTGTGGTGCGAGTGTTGCTCCCGGACGAACAGACTCTGCAAGTTATCAGCGCAGTCGGATTGTCAGGAGAAGAACTTGAAGCCGAGCGTATCGTCGAACTGGCTTGCGAAGATTGCGGCAAAGACGCTTTCAAACATGGCCTCTGCTCTACCAATATCGAAAGTTGCACAACACGAAATGGCGACCAACCCAGGCAGTTTCGCTCGGTGATCTCCATTCCGCTTGTATGCCGCAATACCCCTGAAGTCTTACTCGGTGTTTTCACACTTTTTTTCGACACCCCCCAATCCTCCTCCGGCAACTCGGCAGCCATGGCGAACAGTTTTGCCGACCTGATGGGCTCTCTCATTGAACACATCAAATCAACACGCGAGGCCAAACGGGAAGAATTGTTGATGGAGCGTCAATCCATCGCCAACGATATCCACGATTCGCTTGCACAAACTTTAAACTATGCACGCATGAGTACTACGCTGCTGAGCGACGCGATACGGAACAACAACGAAGTGATGGCAACAAAATATGTACGTGATATCGATGAAGCTCTCGAAATCGGCCAGAAAGCGGTCCGTACACTTATCACTGATTTTCGCAGCGACATGGATCCGGCAGGACTGCTGCATGCGCTGCAGACACTGGTCGAGCAATTTGTCCTGAAACATTACATCGTTCTTGACTGCTCCATCCGCGTCGCCGATCTCGACCTGCCGCTGGAGCACGAGATCCAGACATATCACATCGTGCGCGAGGCACTCTCCAACATTGCCAAACATTCCAGCGCGAGCCATGCACGGTTGATAGTCGATCATCTTTGCGGCTACTATGTATTTACAATTGAAGACAACGGAGTTGGGACATTTTCACCGTTGGAAGGGCATTACGGGATCATCATCATGCGCGAACGTGCACAACGTATCGGCGGTGAAATTAAAGTGGAAAGCACGAAAGGATTGGGAACTTGCGTACAACTGTTCTTCCCCGAACCCGAGCTAAACTGGAGAACAGCACATGGATAA
- a CDS encoding YfcE family phosphodiesterase yields MKICIVSDSHDRSDPLVEAIAEAQAAGAQAVIHCGDLIGVNTLRASLKLGIPIHAVHGNNIGDVAALYRMMAKSNGLFTYYGQEVALELGGRKIFVTHMPHHGQAFACTGDYDLVCHGHSHTAHVGKQSNITGGHSWLVNPGSVAGIDAPGVVAVPTWILGDLEHMCFEIRTLQHSAWEA; encoded by the coding sequence ATGAAGATCTGTATTGTTTCCGACAGCCATGACCGCTCAGATCCCCTTGTGGAAGCCATTGCAGAGGCGCAGGCTGCCGGGGCACAAGCTGTCATACACTGTGGTGACCTGATCGGCGTCAATACCTTGCGCGCCTCGCTCAAGCTGGGTATTCCAATCCATGCCGTACATGGCAACAATATCGGCGATGTAGCTGCACTGTACCGCATGATGGCGAAATCCAACGGACTGTTTACTTATTATGGACAGGAAGTGGCGCTGGAACTTGGTGGGCGCAAGATATTCGTCACGCACATGCCGCATCACGGTCAAGCTTTCGCCTGTACCGGAGACTATGATCTGGTTTGCCATGGACACAGTCATACCGCTCATGTCGGGAAGCAATCAAACATTACCGGCGGACATAGCTGGCTGGTCAATCCCGGTTCGGTTGCGGGCATAGACGCTCCCGGTGTAGTCGCAGTTCCAACCTGGATACTTGGCGATCTGGAACACATGTGTTTTGAGATACGTACCCTGCAGCATTCTGCATGGGAGGCCTAA
- a CDS encoding rhodanese-like domain-containing protein — protein sequence MQHLKPKEAYEFLKLNPEAVFVDVRSEMEYMFVGHPRGSIHIPWVDGPEWEINPMFIAHVRKAASVNRPILLICRSGRRSADAGLALENAGFKDIYNVEHGFEGDLDDTHHRNSHNGWRFDGLPWAQT from the coding sequence ATGCAGCACCTCAAGCCTAAGGAAGCATACGAATTTCTAAAATTGAACCCTGAAGCGGTGTTTGTCGATGTCCGCAGCGAGATGGAGTATATGTTCGTCGGGCACCCGCGTGGCTCTATTCATATCCCCTGGGTAGATGGTCCGGAGTGGGAGATCAATCCGATGTTCATCGCCCATGTGCGGAAAGCCGCCAGTGTCAATCGGCCTATCTTGCTTATCTGCCGCTCTGGGAGACGTTCTGCGGATGCCGGTCTGGCCTTGGAGAATGCAGGTTTTAAGGATATTTATAACGTCGAGCACGGATTCGAGGGTGATCTCGACGATACCCACCATCGCAATTCACACAATGGTTGGCGGTTTGATGGCTTGCCATGGG